The following proteins are co-located in the Diaphorobacter sp. HDW4B genome:
- a CDS encoding branched-chain amino acid ABC transporter permease yields MMTEISIQTPIKQSSGTPSTPFNKTPLVWLLLLIVLSLAPSLGAYPVFVMKVLCLALFASAFNLLLGYTGLLSFGHAALFGGAGYAAGYAIKQWHVSTELSLLLGMTTAALLGLVMGLLAIRRQGIYFAMITLALAQMVFFLCLQVPQTGGEDGLQGIPRGALFGVFDLSSDGRFYYFVVVIFIAAMALIARIVNSPFGQILRAIKENESRAISLGYSTENVKLLAFILSATLAGLAGSLKALSLGFETLTDVHWSMSGAVILMTLLGGMGTLSGPVVGALVIVILENKLGEIGAALARWTGIEWFVSLGESVTIVTGLIFILCVLTFRNGIVGVTAQLTRKSMRAR; encoded by the coding sequence ATGATGACTGAAATCTCGATTCAAACCCCAATCAAACAGTCCAGCGGTACACCCTCCACTCCGTTCAACAAGACACCCCTCGTGTGGCTGTTGCTGCTGATCGTACTGTCACTCGCACCTTCACTGGGCGCCTACCCGGTGTTCGTGATGAAAGTGCTTTGCCTTGCGCTGTTCGCTTCAGCCTTCAACCTGCTGCTGGGATACACGGGATTGCTGTCTTTCGGCCACGCCGCGCTGTTCGGCGGCGCGGGCTACGCGGCAGGCTATGCCATCAAGCAATGGCATGTATCCACGGAGCTGAGTCTGCTGCTGGGCATGACAACCGCCGCTCTGCTCGGTCTGGTGATGGGACTGCTGGCCATCCGCAGGCAAGGCATCTACTTTGCGATGATCACATTGGCATTGGCGCAGATGGTGTTCTTTCTCTGCCTACAGGTGCCACAGACCGGCGGAGAAGATGGCCTGCAAGGCATCCCGCGAGGCGCACTTTTCGGTGTGTTCGATCTATCGAGCGACGGCCGATTTTACTACTTCGTGGTAGTCATCTTCATAGCGGCGATGGCGCTCATCGCACGCATCGTCAATTCACCGTTCGGTCAGATCCTTCGCGCCATCAAGGAGAACGAATCCCGCGCAATCTCGCTCGGCTACAGCACGGAAAACGTCAAGCTGCTGGCTTTCATCCTCTCCGCCACACTCGCAGGTTTGGCAGGATCGCTCAAGGCACTGTCACTCGGTTTCGAAACACTGACGGACGTGCACTGGAGCATGTCCGGCGCAGTGATCCTCATGACGCTACTTGGCGGAATGGGCACGCTCAGCGGCCCCGTCGTCGGTGCACTGGTGATCGTGATTCTGGAAAACAAACTCGGAGAAATCGGCGCAGCGCTCGCCCGGTGGACAGGCATCGAATGGTTCGTATCGCTGGGCGAATCCGTGACCATCGTGACCGGGCTGATCTTCATTCTGTGCGTGCTGACATTCAGAAATGGGA